Proteins from one Cellulosilyticum lentocellum DSM 5427 genomic window:
- a CDS encoding ATP-binding protein, with the protein MVESQNQQLTQASSIVMNMSTTCHTDVKLTDDEGNPYYYYMKNEPIETPFNIHNVQEGKTYHIRRKDGGINEYAVLKENYDRTALSTGIPQAYRYARTKEFDYERYTNLLVAKEARQKSINFIQHFNKFKDKGVGLYIHSPSTGSGKTLLACIIANGLIRQYKEQPRFIDASSLFCESRKANRYSNNEDIRSEDRLRSIENANILIIDDLGADKATDYTSSILYGLINKRTCLRKITIITSRKTLDELKYNTSTVNQIRNSTRVIELPNENVGAKVADEANKDLDNLLNQV; encoded by the coding sequence ATGGTGGAGAGCCAAAACCAACAATTGACCCAAGCAAGTTCTATAGTGATGAATATGTCAACAACTTGCCATACTGATGTAAAGTTAACGGATGATGAAGGAAACCCATATTATTACTATATGAAAAATGAGCCTATAGAAACACCGTTTAATATTCATAATGTTCAAGAGGGCAAAACGTATCATATAAGACGCAAAGACGGTGGAATTAATGAGTATGCAGTCCTTAAAGAGAATTATGATAGAACAGCATTAAGTACAGGGATTCCACAAGCATATAGGTATGCAAGGACAAAGGAATTTGATTATGAAAGATATACTAATTTATTAGTTGCAAAAGAAGCAAGACAAAAAAGCATTAACTTTATTCAGCACTTTAATAAGTTTAAAGACAAGGGAGTTGGTCTCTACATACATAGCCCTAGTACTGGCTCAGGAAAGACCTTGCTTGCATGTATTATAGCAAATGGATTAATAAGACAGTATAAAGAGCAGCCCCGCTTTATAGATGCTTCTAGCCTATTTTGCGAGTCGAGAAAGGCAAACCGATATTCAAACAATGAAGATATTAGAAGTGAGGACAGGCTAAGGAGTATTGAGAATGCAAATATATTGATTATAGATGACTTAGGAGCCGACAAGGCAACAGATTATACAAGTTCAATTTTATATGGACTTATAAATAAAAGAACTTGCCTTAGAAAAATAACCATAATAACAAGTAGAAAGACTTTAGATGAATTAAAGTACAATACTTCAACTGTTAATCAAATCAGGAACTCTACAAGAGTTATAGAGCTACCCAATGAGAATGTCGGGGCTAAAGTGGCAGATGAAGCAAATAAGGATTTAGATAATCTATTAAACCAAGTGTAG
- a CDS encoding capsid assembly scaffolding protein Gp46 family protein produces MKKQFLPLNLQFFADDPAGDPTPKSGDKTFSQDDVNRIVGERLSREKAKYDDEYKAKYETKEVELKTRETELNKRELRYKAADLLSEKNLPNELLEVLNYSSEEEMCKNIEVLQKAFSNTTSEKKVPTITIPSNTNPKPEKSDAFLKGLKH; encoded by the coding sequence ATGAAAAAGCAATTTTTACCACTTAATCTACAATTCTTTGCAGATGATCCAGCAGGTGACCCAACACCAAAAAGCGGGGATAAAACCTTTAGTCAAGATGATGTCAATAGGATAGTTGGCGAAAGATTATCAAGGGAAAAAGCTAAGTATGATGACGAGTATAAGGCAAAATATGAGACTAAAGAAGTTGAACTAAAAACTAGAGAAACCGAGCTTAATAAAAGAGAACTTAGATATAAGGCAGCTGACTTGTTATCTGAGAAGAACTTACCTAATGAGTTATTAGAAGTTTTAAATTATTCATCAGAAGAAGAGATGTGTAAGAATATAGAGGTATTACAGAAGGCATTCAGTAATACTACAAGCGAGAAAAAGGTACCAACCATCACTATACCAAGTAATACAAATCCAAAACCAGAAAAAAGTGATGCCTTTTTAAAAGGCCTAAAACATTAA
- a CDS encoding phage tail tape measure protein has translation MADGSIIIDTQLNNKGFKDGLNGLKGLADKGLGGLKDLAGGVAKALAAVGAALATAAGFAIKAGIEFESAFAGVKKTVNGTEEQLASLEGAIRNMAKEMPQSAAEIAGVAEAAGQLGISIDKIDSFTKTMVQLGDATNLSSEEAATSLARLANITGMSQDDFDKLGSTIVALGNNLATTESEITAMSLRLAGAGKQVGMSEAQILSLAGGLSSVGIEAEAGGSAFSKVMSDMALAVETGNSSLGQFAAVAGMSSEQFKKAFKDDAAGAIMSFIQGLGTAEDRGISAIKVLDDMGITEIRLKDALLRASSASDVFAKSMDIGNTAWKENTALAKEASARYATMESQIGILKNKLTDLGITFYKDVRNPMVEVVKTANDMLDKLASAFEKNGLEGLVVALGDVFSEIVVKVAEAAPKMIEAASDLIQSFIQGLSDNLETISGAAIEMGMSLVRGIGEITPKLLTLGVDIIKALGKGIQENIAEIVGIAKNIIMSLVDSFVQIMPTLLQTGLAIILELGKGIAEALPKLIPTAVETILNFIDYILEEDNIEKLLKCAEDIIIGLADGIVKALPKLADKAPEIIGKLVNALISAAIALVQCADEVMNKFKDGIMAIDWAGVGKDIIDEIGEGILGAGQDLPGILAKGIRLNLKQFGLIGLLADKGLDALGIGKDTIDSTLHKSSSGRYHGGSGTSFDDPKYKTLDDGVDNGMKMPGDIIDLTEYDKNAQGYLKHIQDIMDKGAKEYQKKVEEKAKENQEATDQAANDAALKLTDASEEYARLEQDLEVKRSEEYLALKEKLSAEELKQLEKELAEKETIGVAGVQKAYNKYIAIEKSKVVEKEKAITDLEAKLDKQNKAMSIASESKDLEGAYKVLAKLELDLMEDLDEETKAQKLKDIEAKAKSVTEKELNALAESNQSKLELTKQGLEDEKALQEQYIKNYESTYSGMISAYESAYQTIMSKQTSLEEKFKAFGDLFDKFTEDDIEYMKLGDLQNDINQLTLFGKSIEALKQKGVSQTFLDELISKNSMEDAIDFTELLLNQPEENLTSYLALWEEKQRLAGELAGNFYKDEFDNLKTEFTDKVRNDLSILPEEANQIGQDTTTALAEGLLNGVGTVRNAVGELVAQMQAAVAGETASIGANLSTSSTVTQNVNTKDNSVISALGAIYGALTEEAGAPIIVNMNADKVGEGSVDGMLRELRRRGVTFDVD, from the coding sequence TTGGCAGATGGTTCTATTATTATTGATACCCAGTTAAACAATAAAGGTTTTAAAGATGGACTTAACGGATTAAAAGGGTTAGCAGATAAAGGGCTAGGGGGACTTAAAGACCTAGCCGGTGGTGTAGCAAAAGCATTAGCGGCAGTAGGAGCAGCCTTAGCCACTGCGGCTGGCTTTGCAATCAAGGCAGGTATAGAGTTCGAGAGTGCTTTCGCTGGTGTTAAAAAGACTGTAAATGGAACAGAAGAACAGCTTGCAAGTCTAGAAGGTGCTATTCGGAACATGGCTAAAGAAATGCCCCAAAGTGCTGCTGAAATAGCAGGAGTAGCAGAAGCAGCTGGACAATTAGGTATAAGCATAGATAAGATAGATAGCTTTACTAAGACAATGGTTCAATTAGGTGATGCTACAAACTTATCTAGTGAAGAAGCAGCTACTAGTCTAGCAAGACTAGCTAATATTACAGGAATGAGCCAGGACGATTTTGATAAGCTAGGAAGTACAATTGTAGCACTAGGTAATAATTTAGCTACTACAGAGTCAGAAATTACTGCTATGAGCTTAAGACTTGCAGGAGCAGGTAAACAAGTGGGTATGAGTGAGGCACAAATCTTATCTCTAGCCGGAGGTTTATCTTCTGTAGGTATAGAGGCGGAAGCTGGTGGTAGCGCATTTAGTAAAGTAATGTCTGATATGGCATTAGCGGTAGAGACAGGTAACAGCTCTTTAGGTCAATTTGCAGCAGTAGCAGGCATGAGCAGTGAGCAGTTTAAAAAGGCATTTAAAGATGATGCTGCTGGTGCAATAATGAGCTTTATCCAAGGCTTAGGCACTGCTGAGGATAGGGGAATAAGTGCTATTAAAGTGCTTGATGACATGGGTATCACAGAGATAAGGCTTAAGGATGCTTTGCTAAGAGCTAGTAGCGCAAGTGATGTGTTTGCTAAGTCTATGGATATCGGTAACACAGCATGGAAAGAAAATACTGCTTTAGCTAAAGAGGCTAGCGCTCGTTACGCCACTATGGAAAGCCAGATAGGCATATTAAAGAATAAGCTTACAGACCTAGGTATTACTTTTTATAAAGATGTACGTAACCCCATGGTTGAGGTTGTAAAGACCGCTAATGATATGCTAGATAAATTAGCTAGTGCATTCGAGAAAAACGGTCTAGAAGGTTTAGTTGTAGCTTTAGGTGATGTATTTAGTGAGATAGTTGTAAAAGTGGCAGAGGCAGCGCCTAAAATGATTGAAGCAGCCTCTGATTTGATACAGTCATTTATACAGGGACTGAGTGATAATTTAGAGACCATATCAGGAGCTGCTATAGAAATGGGGATGTCACTCGTAAGAGGCATAGGTGAAATCACTCCAAAGCTATTAACCTTAGGTGTAGACATTATAAAAGCGTTGGGTAAAGGCATACAAGAGAACATAGCCGAAATAGTTGGCATAGCAAAAAATATTATAATGTCTTTGGTAGACTCTTTTGTACAAATTATGCCTACACTATTGCAAACAGGTCTAGCTATCATCTTGGAACTAGGTAAAGGTATTGCTGAAGCATTGCCTAAGTTAATACCTACAGCAGTAGAGACTATATTAAATTTTATTGACTATATCTTAGAAGAAGATAATATCGAAAAACTGCTTAAGTGCGCAGAAGACATTATAATAGGCCTAGCTGATGGGATTGTTAAGGCATTGCCTAAGTTAGCAGATAAGGCACCGGAGATTATAGGTAAATTAGTAAATGCGCTTATTTCAGCAGCTATTGCACTTGTACAATGTGCAGATGAAGTTATGAATAAATTTAAAGATGGGATAATGGCGATAGATTGGGCTGGAGTAGGCAAAGATATTATAGATGAAATAGGCGAAGGGATACTTGGGGCAGGACAAGATTTGCCGGGAATATTGGCGAAGGGTATAAGGCTAAACTTGAAGCAGTTTGGGCTTATAGGCTTGCTCGCCGATAAAGGATTAGATGCATTAGGGATTGGAAAAGATACAATCGACTCTACATTGCATAAATCTTCTAGTGGTAGGTACCATGGTGGTAGTGGAACGAGTTTTGATGATCCTAAATACAAAACATTGGATGATGGTGTTGATAATGGCATGAAAATGCCTGGTGATATTATTGATTTAACTGAGTATGATAAGAACGCTCAAGGCTACCTAAAGCATATTCAGGACATCATGGATAAGGGTGCCAAAGAATATCAGAAAAAGGTTGAAGAAAAGGCAAAAGAGAACCAAGAAGCAACAGATCAAGCTGCTAATGATGCAGCATTGAAGTTAACAGATGCCTCAGAGGAATACGCAAGGTTGGAACAAGACCTAGAAGTTAAACGTTCAGAGGAGTACCTAGCCCTAAAAGAAAAGCTATCTGCAGAAGAATTAAAGCAACTTGAAAAGGAACTAGCAGAAAAAGAAACTATAGGAGTTGCCGGAGTACAAAAAGCCTATAACAAGTATATTGCCATCGAAAAATCAAAGGTAGTCGAAAAGGAAAAAGCTATTACTGATTTAGAGGCTAAATTAGATAAGCAGAATAAAGCTATGTCTATAGCAAGTGAGTCCAAAGATTTAGAAGGCGCATACAAGGTATTAGCTAAGCTAGAATTAGATCTCATGGAGGACTTAGATGAAGAAACTAAGGCCCAAAAACTTAAGGATATTGAGGCGAAGGCTAAAAGTGTAACAGAAAAAGAGTTGAACGCTTTAGCTGAGTCTAATCAATCTAAACTAGAACTTACTAAACAAGGTTTAGAGGATGAAAAGGCGTTGCAGGAGCAATACATCAAGAACTATGAAAGTACTTATTCTGGGATGATTTCAGCATATGAGAGCGCATACCAAACTATCATGAGTAAGCAGACGTCTCTCGAAGAAAAGTTTAAAGCTTTTGGAGACTTGTTTGACAAGTTTACGGAAGATGACATAGAGTACATGAAGCTCGGAGATCTTCAAAACGATATAAATCAGCTTACCTTATTTGGTAAAAGTATAGAAGCTCTTAAGCAAAAAGGTGTGAGCCAAACATTTTTAGATGAGTTGATTTCCAAGAATAGCATGGAGGATGCTATAGACTTTACAGAGCTGTTATTGAATCAACCAGAAGAAAACCTTACTAGCTATTTAGCATTATGGGAAGAAAAACAAAGGTTAGCTGGAGAGTTGGCCGGAAACTTCTATAAAGATGAGTTTGACAACCTTAAAACCGAATTTACAGACAAGGTAAGAAATGATCTAAGTATATTACCTGAGGAAGCTAATCAAATAGGTCAAGATACTACTACTGCCTTAGCCGAAGGATTATTAAATGGTGTTGGAACTGTGAGAAATGCGGTAGGTGAGTTAGTAGCACAGATGCAAGCAGCAGTTGCAGGGGAAACAGCCTCTATCGGTGCTAATCTTTCCACATCTAGCACGGTTACACAAAATGTAAATACTAAAGATAATAGCGTAATTAGTGCTTTAGGTGCTATCTATGGGGCGTTAACTGAAGAAGCAGGAGCTCCTATTATTGTTAATATGAATGCAGATAAAGTAGGAGAAGGTTCTGTAGATGGTATGTTAAGGGAACTTAGGAGAAGAGGGGTGACTTTTGATGTTGATTGA
- a CDS encoding sigma-70 family RNA polymerase sigma factor encodes MTNEELVKLYQCGDSKALERLLEANKGLIYKVSMKFYTERDNAIDQDDLVQEGRIGLIVAAEKYDINGDVPFASYAYYWIYQKMHRFMYPKRNMIKSSLKFVSLNTPIGEDGEMELGDTLGEEQEEFCSVEDSIYHQELAEELRQAMNDNLTLQQRQVLLFRFGFECNVHTLEETGKEIGVTRERVRQIEVNSLRKLRSCRWARMRYLEFRQEHGRNATSSSIHGENARHKEEQEKDYNWGTRLVEQYGGIDGYIKHMREEQEKILKKMQLKLG; translated from the coding sequence ATGACCAATGAAGAGTTGGTTAAGTTATATCAATGTGGAGATAGTAAAGCCTTAGAAAGGCTATTAGAAGCTAATAAGGGGTTAATATACAAAGTGTCTATGAAGTTTTATACAGAACGTGACAATGCAATAGATCAGGATGATTTAGTCCAGGAGGGGCGAATAGGTTTAATAGTAGCAGCTGAAAAGTATGATATTAATGGAGACGTTCCATTTGCTTCATATGCGTATTACTGGATATATCAGAAGATGCATAGGTTTATGTATCCAAAAAGAAACATGATCAAAAGTAGCCTTAAATTTGTTAGCCTTAATACACCTATTGGAGAAGATGGAGAGATGGAATTAGGAGATACATTAGGAGAAGAGCAGGAAGAGTTTTGCAGTGTAGAAGATAGTATTTATCATCAAGAACTAGCAGAAGAATTAAGACAGGCTATGAATGATAATTTAACATTACAGCAAAGGCAAGTTTTACTTTTTAGATTTGGTTTTGAGTGTAACGTACATACACTAGAAGAGACAGGTAAAGAAATAGGGGTAACTCGTGAGAGAGTAAGGCAAATAGAAGTAAATAGCCTTAGAAAGTTAAGGTCATGTAGATGGGCTAGGATGAGGTATTTAGAATTTAGGCAAGAGCATGGTCGAAATGCTACTAGCTCCAGTATTCACGGGGAAAATGCTAGGCATAAAGAAGAACAGGAAAAAGACTATAATTGGGGTACTAGATTAGTTGAACAATATGGGGGGATTGATGGGTATATTAAGCATATGCGAGAAGAGCAAGAGAAGATATTAAAGAAGATGCAGTTAAAACTAGGGTAG
- a CDS encoding IS630 family transposase, which yields MLIEGNSVKQIADFLAVRLITVYTYINRWNELGISSLEDYRGRTPSNCKMTAEMEHDLLEVVQHNIPNDFEFLGNVWTAKLLSDYLNQNYGIRLCPQCIRDTLHKNNYSFKRAQKRPSKGVKSEQESFKKMIETTSTVENDSDSVLYVMDETALRTESDNRRTWSPVGVSPILESNGSHQGVNIIGATEITKNFDTIADIYDAAHTIKGKEIKEFLSELLERNLGKKVYVVLDNAKTHNNHEIQEFWSQNTNRLVLINTPVYSPQLNPQENIWNLLKNKVYTVGAKESTDALFEEVNHLYNQFNDDKGLIKNIVNPRNYYFKSRI from the coding sequence ATGCTTATAGAAGGCAATTCAGTTAAACAAATTGCAGATTTTCTTGCAGTACGTTTAATTACTGTTTATACCTATATAAATCGTTGGAATGAGCTTGGTATTTCTTCTTTAGAAGACTATAGAGGTAGAACCCCTTCTAATTGCAAAATGACAGCTGAAATGGAACATGATCTTTTAGAAGTGGTTCAGCATAATATCCCTAATGATTTTGAGTTTCTAGGCAATGTTTGGACTGCCAAGCTTTTATCAGATTATCTTAATCAAAACTACGGGATAAGGCTATGCCCACAATGTATTAGAGATACACTTCATAAAAACAACTATAGCTTCAAACGAGCTCAAAAAAGACCAAGTAAAGGTGTAAAATCTGAGCAAGAATCGTTTAAAAAAATGATAGAAACTACGAGTACTGTAGAAAACGATTCTGATAGTGTTTTGTATGTTATGGACGAAACTGCCCTAAGAACAGAATCTGATAACAGGAGAACTTGGAGTCCAGTTGGGGTGTCCCCTATCTTAGAAAGCAATGGTTCTCATCAAGGGGTTAATATTATTGGTGCAACAGAAATAACCAAAAACTTTGATACAATAGCCGATATATATGATGCAGCACATACTATCAAAGGTAAAGAAATAAAAGAATTTTTAAGTGAACTATTAGAACGTAATCTTGGAAAGAAGGTGTATGTTGTTTTAGATAATGCTAAAACACATAATAATCATGAGATTCAAGAGTTCTGGAGTCAAAATACTAATAGGTTAGTACTTATTAATACCCCCGTTTATTCACCACAACTTAATCCACAAGAAAACATTTGGAACTTGCTTAAGAATAAAGTGTATACAGTAGGTGCTAAAGAGAGTACTGATGCACTCTTTGAAGAAGTTAATCATCTATATAATCAATTCAATGATGATAAAGGGCTAATTAAAAACATCGTTAATCCCAGAAATTACTACTTCAAGTCCAGAATATAA
- a CDS encoding PIN domain-containing protein, with translation MIYIYIDTNIYIKHLIHEVNFMKTSLNSEIEEINRIMNRQNPLHELDDLIILCKVGIVKLLVPEVTMLELQKQNKNILEAFNHNYSKVQIAVEERTKKDDFWNEVKDITGKITNLINQERIQRQDYWERSYRKLFELFSEDYVQIINLTPITMSNAYKKKISGDVSDTQMNDVLIIEGIYEYLGLNLSSWDIDNDMLIIVSDDRKDFFDTKGPKLSLNAYSLQKRFVNETYRPLGMNNLKQVYGNINADYDIKINKDNYFVEFNKKYIHYINDEYFIPFTTEAEDRRREEEYQEITNQIQKDKNKKFAEKHLEKINELPLYIRDLRKQLIDKILSLLNECRNTHSWNNKSELKLPNELQGEEQLEIYTCTISRLLTLKEELEQDLLIHIKM, from the coding sequence ATGATATACATCTACATAGATACAAATATCTATATCAAGCATCTTATACATGAAGTGAATTTCATGAAAACTTCACTCAATAGTGAGATAGAAGAAATTAATAGAATAATGAATAGACAAAACCCATTACATGAACTAGATGATTTAATAATTTTATGTAAGGTAGGTATTGTTAAATTATTAGTTCCAGAAGTAACGATGTTAGAGTTGCAAAAGCAAAATAAGAATATTTTAGAAGCATTTAATCATAATTATTCCAAAGTGCAGATTGCAGTTGAAGAGCGGACAAAAAAAGATGATTTTTGGAATGAAGTTAAAGATATTACAGGCAAAATAACTAATTTAATAAATCAAGAACGTATACAAAGGCAAGATTATTGGGAGAGATCATACAGAAAATTATTCGAGTTATTTTCAGAGGACTATGTACAAATAATTAATCTAACACCAATAACAATGAGTAATGCTTACAAGAAAAAAATAAGTGGAGATGTTTCTGATACACAAATGAACGATGTTTTAATAATAGAGGGTATTTATGAATATTTAGGCCTAAACCTAAGCAGTTGGGATATTGATAATGATATGCTGATTATCGTATCTGATGATAGAAAAGATTTCTTTGACACCAAAGGTCCTAAACTATCATTAAATGCTTATTCATTACAAAAGAGATTTGTAAATGAAACATATAGACCATTAGGTATGAATAATCTTAAACAAGTATATGGAAATATAAACGCCGATTATGATATCAAAATAAATAAAGATAACTATTTTGTTGAATTTAATAAAAAATACATACATTACATTAATGATGAGTATTTTATTCCTTTTACTACTGAAGCGGAAGATAGACGTAGGGAAGAAGAATATCAAGAAATTACAAATCAAATTCAAAAGGATAAGAATAAAAAATTTGCAGAAAAACATCTTGAAAAAATTAATGAATTACCTCTTTATATTAGAGATTTAAGGAAACAATTAATTGATAAAATATTATCTCTTTTAAATGAGTGTCGAAATACTCATTCGTGGAATAATAAAAGTGAGCTAAAATTACCTAATGAACTTCAAGGAGAGGAACAACTAGAGATTTATACATGTACTATAAGTAGATTGTTAACTCTTAAAGAAGAATTGGAACAAGATTTATTAATTCATATTAAAATGTAA
- a CDS encoding amino acid ABC transporter permease, translating into MDISAIERYVPLYVEAAKLTLTLGGVGIVLAVLVGFICAMIRYYKIPIAKQVVGAYIELSRNTPLLIQLFFLYYGLPKLGVKISAETCAVIGLTFLGGSYMAEAFRSGLEAVSKSQIESGLSIGLNEWQLIQHVILPQAFAVAMPGIGANIIFLLKETSIFSAVALADLMFVAKDLIGMYYKTDEALFLLVIAYLIILLPLSILFTWIERRMRYAGFGN; encoded by the coding sequence ATGGATATAAGTGCTATAGAAAGATATGTTCCCTTGTACGTTGAAGCAGCTAAACTGACTTTAACCTTAGGAGGAGTAGGAATTGTTCTAGCTGTTCTAGTAGGGTTTATATGTGCCATGATTAGATACTATAAGATTCCAATTGCGAAGCAAGTGGTGGGAGCTTACATAGAATTATCTAGAAATACACCCTTACTAATACAACTTTTCTTTTTATACTATGGGTTACCAAAGTTGGGAGTAAAGATAAGTGCGGAAACCTGTGCAGTGATAGGACTAACTTTTCTAGGTGGAAGCTATATGGCGGAAGCCTTCAGATCAGGATTAGAAGCTGTTAGTAAGTCTCAAATTGAATCAGGCTTAAGTATCGGACTAAATGAATGGCAACTGATACAACATGTTATTTTACCTCAAGCGTTTGCAGTTGCTATGCCAGGTATAGGTGCTAATATTATTTTTTTATTAAAGGAAACATCTATATTTAGTGCAGTTGCTTTAGCTGATTTAATGTTTGTTGCTAAAGATTTAATTGGTATGTATTACAAGACAGATGAAGCCCTTTTTCTATTAGTGATTGCATATTTAATTATTTTATTGCCACTTTCCATATTATTTACTTGGATTGAAAGGAGGATGAGATATGCAGGATTTGGGAATTAA
- a CDS encoding amino acid ABC transporter permease gives MQDLGINVLFQGRNLIRLIGGLGVAMKVALIAMILSGVLGIVLGILMTSKHKAVKVICRIYLEAIRIIPILVWLFIFYFGLTKLIGYHIEAEIISIIVFTLWGTAEMGDIVRGAITSMPKAQSDSGRAIGLSEIQIYRYIIIPQAIRRMLPTAINLATRMVKTTSLIVLIGVVEVLKVGQQIIEASILKVPSAPLWVYGFIFILYFIICYPISIFSKKLEMKWQS, from the coding sequence ATGCAGGATTTGGGAATTAACGTGCTTTTCCAAGGCAGGAACCTGATTAGACTTATAGGTGGCTTGGGAGTAGCTATGAAAGTAGCGCTCATTGCAATGATTTTATCTGGTGTACTGGGTATTGTGTTAGGCATATTGATGACTTCCAAGCACAAGGCAGTAAAAGTGATTTGTAGGATTTATTTAGAAGCTATTCGAATTATTCCTATCTTGGTATGGCTTTTTATCTTTTATTTTGGTTTAACAAAGCTCATTGGTTATCATATAGAGGCAGAGATTATTTCGATTATTGTCTTTACTTTATGGGGAACAGCTGAGATGGGAGATATAGTAAGAGGAGCCATTACTTCCATGCCTAAGGCACAAAGTGATAGTGGCAGGGCTATTGGGTTAAGCGAAATTCAAATTTATCGTTATATTATCATCCCACAAGCTATAAGAAGAATGCTGCCGACAGCTATTAACTTAGCAACTCGTATGGTTAAAACTACTTCGTTAATTGTACTAATTGGTGTTGTAGAGGTATTGAAGGTAGGTCAACAGATTATAGAAGCCTCAATTTTAAAAGTGCCTAGTGCTCCTCTGTGGGTATATGGCTTTATCTTTATCTTGTATTTTATTATTTGTTACCCCATTTCTATTTTCTCTAAAAAATTAGAAATGAAGTGGCAATCATAA
- a CDS encoding amino acid ABC transporter ATP-binding protein: protein MAEMLLEIEHLYKSYDNNPPVLKDISFQIQKGEVIVILGPSGCGKSTLLRCLNGLEVFQAGNIKLDGESITRSKKDWPQIRQKIGMVFQSYDLFAHMTVMENILLGPIKVQKRNKEEASLQAEKLLERVGLSDKKDAYPRQLSGGQKQRVAIVRALCMNPEILLFDEVTAALDPEMVREVLDVILELAKAGTTMAIVTHEMKFAKAVADRILFIDQGEIIEENTPKAFFENPSTLRAKQFLNIFNFEEETK from the coding sequence ATGGCAGAAATGTTATTAGAAATAGAACACTTATATAAAAGTTATGATAACAATCCACCTGTTTTAAAGGATATTTCTTTTCAAATTCAAAAGGGAGAAGTAATTGTCATCTTAGGACCATCAGGATGTGGAAAAAGTACCTTATTACGCTGCTTAAATGGTTTAGAGGTTTTTCAAGCAGGAAACATTAAATTAGATGGTGAAAGTATTACTAGGAGTAAGAAGGATTGGCCCCAAATTAGGCAAAAGATTGGCATGGTATTTCAAAGTTATGATTTATTTGCGCATATGACAGTGATGGAAAACATATTATTAGGACCTATAAAAGTGCAAAAAAGGAATAAGGAAGAGGCGTCTTTGCAAGCTGAGAAATTGCTTGAACGGGTCGGATTAAGCGATAAAAAAGATGCGTATCCTCGTCAACTTTCAGGAGGACAGAAACAAAGGGTAGCTATTGTAAGAGCTCTGTGTATGAACCCGGAGATTTTACTTTTCGATGAAGTGACGGCTGCACTTGACCCAGAAATGGTAAGAGAGGTATTAGATGTTATTTTGGAACTTGCTAAAGCAGGAACAACCATGGCTATTGTGACTCATGAAATGAAATTTGCAAAGGCTGTGGCAGACCGAATTTTATTTATAGACCAAGGTGAAATTATAGAAGAAAACACACCAAAAGCGTTTTTTGAAAACCCTAGTACTTTAAGAGCAAAACAATTTTTAAATATCTTTAATTTTGAGGAGGAAACAAAATGA